One window of the Triticum dicoccoides isolate Atlit2015 ecotype Zavitan chromosome 3B, WEW_v2.0, whole genome shotgun sequence genome contains the following:
- the LOC119278636 gene encoding uncharacterized protein LOC119278636, protein MAFHQRSTSLPSRPHVSETEVELELQSLEASISSSNSISTMCDGLRTLANIYDGLEEIICLPSNQVCSSQQRSMLDGEMDGSLELLDLCSAMQEIFVEMKAIIQELQVALRKGDDATTQAKIQSYTRLVKKSKNLFKKTAKKASADCSMVMLLAKAREISVSLLESTLHLLSKQIEMPKQSLVSKAFHKKKAAVCKEEQLLGLECSIGDLESGAGHLFRKLVQSRVSLLNILSS, encoded by the coding sequence ATGGCTTTCCACCAAAGATCGACAAGTTTGCCTTCTAGGCCTCACGTCAGTGAGACCGAAGTTGAGCTAGAGCTTCAGAGCCTAGAAGCAAGCATCTCTTCCTCTAATTCCATCAGCACGATGTGCGATGGTCTCAGGACTCTTGCAAACATCTACGATGGTCTTGAAGAAATCATCTGCCTACCAAGCAACCAAGTTTGCTCCTCCCAGCAGAGGAGCATGTTGGATGGAGAAATGGACGGTTCTCTTGAGCTGCTAGATCTCTGCAGCGCCATGCAAGAGATCTTCGTTGAGATGAAGGCCATCATCCAAGAGCTGCAAGTGGCTCTAAGGAAAGGTGATGACGCAACTACTCAAGCCAAGATCCAGTCCTACACCCGCTTGGTGAAGAAGTCCAAGAATCTTTTCAAGAAGACCGCGAAGAAGGCTTCTGCAGATTGTAGCATGGTCATGCTGTTGGCCAAGGCTAGAGAGATCTCTGTGTCTCTGCTGGAGTCCACACTCCATCTCTTGTCGAAGCAAATCGAAATGCCTAAACAGTCTCTTGTTTCCAAGGCATTTCACAAGAAGAAGGCAGCTGTTTGCAAGGAGGAGCAATTGTTGGGGCTAGAGTGCAGTATCGGAGATCTCGAGAGTGGGGCAGGACATCTGTTCAGAAAATTAGTCCAGAGCAGAGTTTCCCTACTCAACATCCTTAGCTCATAG